The Salvia splendens isolate huo1 unplaced genomic scaffold, SspV2 ctg1141, whole genome shotgun sequence genomic interval GTTTCtttatagttttgatttgtacAAAAGAGCCACTTAAGTAGTGGAGTAACGTTATCTGGTTATATGTGATGATTAGTAACAGATCTGGTTCTGGCCGCTCAAACATAAATACAAGCATAACTTCACACATATATTAAGTGGTATGGTCTTGATCAGAATACAAAGTTGGAGAAGCGTGAAAGACATACGTGCATCATCAATGCATTGTGAATATTAATCCAAAAGGCAAGCTTCTGTTCATGCCTCATCTTCTTCATGTCAAGATTCTCAAGACTTTTGACTAGAGACCTACATAAAAGAAAAGCAAATGTTCACACTGCAAAAGCATAATTACACTTAGCTCTTTCTATATTTAAGGAACACATATCATTTAATCATACTGGTTTTCCATAAATAGAGTTGAGATATGGCACATTTGTAAATACAAACCTAAATTTCTGAAGCATTATAGCAGCATAACTGTAACTCTCGTCATCTAAGCAGATCTTCAGGACTTCTACCATCGCAGCATAAGGGTCATTATCTTGTTTCAGACCTTCGATATTATAATTCTCCGAAACTTCATCATGACATTGAGGACTCCAACTGCCAGATAAGTTTCTGGGAGAAAATGTGCCCGAGGAGCAGAATGATGAATTCGATGAAACTGAATAGCCTTTATGGCTTCGTGCAGAGTTGCCCACTTTGCAGTAAATGTCAGATATACATCTTAAAATGTCTTCAGATAGCTTATCCGGGAAAATGCAGGCATCACCAACACAAAATATTCCAAGATGGTCTACAAGGCTACGCCGTCTATAATAAGCACTCTTCCTTTCCTGCAATGCACCAAACATATTCAGCCAAAATATGTTATGGAGTGATAAGGCAGTAAGAACCAATGGATAAACAACTCAAAGATAAAGAACAGAAAATGAATCTCAagc includes:
- the LOC121788772 gene encoding uncharacterized protein LOC121788772, encoding MLNMSPTPPHHLNPSSSDLVKEINTLEVKIIHLERYLLSMYRTSFQKTIPSNLGHRGSHIQQMTGIQPLLTSDLSSRRTMSEVSKGYCEHQRCSSPTSALTGPNDTVPFTTPKSSFARERKSAYYRRRSLVDHLGIFCVGDACIFPDKLSEDILRCISDIYCKVGNSARSHKGYSVSSNSSFCSSGTFSPRNLSGSWSPQCHDEVSENYNIEGLKQDNDPYAAMVEVLKICLDDESYSYAAIMLQKFRSLVKSLENLDMKKMRHEQKLAFWINIHNALMMHAHLAYENQNYTKSTFITKHIMSVGSALPLMTYKAPFWG